Proteins from one Thaumasiovibrio subtropicus genomic window:
- a CDS encoding CvfB family protein: MIKIGRYNRLRVNKLVDFGLFLDGGEDFGNILLPRKYAPIDAEIGDDLDVFLYFDSEDEIIATTQEPLAQVGEFALLKVVGVNAIGAFLDWGLDKDLLVPFSEQRCRLQEGKSTLVRVYTDRASGRIVGTTKFNKFLDQSPAKYKRGEQVEIQIAEITDLGYKAIIDHQHWGLIFKTESFGKLFIGKRLKAFVKNVRPDGKIDLSLQKLGRGKVDDLADKVLTSLERKGGYIPLSDKSSPEAIFQEFRTSKATFKKTIGGLYKQGLIVIEREGIRLNDK; this comes from the coding sequence ATGATTAAAATTGGTCGGTATAACCGCCTTCGCGTTAACAAACTGGTTGATTTTGGCCTGTTCCTCGATGGTGGCGAAGATTTCGGTAATATTCTATTGCCAAGGAAGTACGCGCCGATTGATGCTGAAATCGGTGATGACCTAGACGTGTTTCTCTATTTCGACTCTGAAGATGAAATTATCGCCACGACTCAGGAACCTTTGGCGCAAGTGGGCGAGTTCGCACTGCTTAAGGTCGTTGGTGTGAACGCGATCGGCGCTTTTCTTGATTGGGGCTTGGATAAAGATCTTTTAGTGCCCTTCAGCGAACAACGTTGCCGACTACAAGAAGGCAAATCAACGCTAGTACGTGTGTATACTGACCGAGCGAGTGGGCGTATTGTCGGCACCACTAAGTTCAACAAGTTTCTCGATCAATCACCCGCAAAATACAAGCGTGGAGAGCAGGTAGAGATCCAGATAGCCGAGATCACCGACTTAGGCTATAAAGCCATTATCGACCATCAGCATTGGGGGTTGATCTTCAAGACGGAGTCGTTTGGTAAGTTGTTTATTGGCAAACGCCTTAAAGCCTTCGTGAAGAATGTTCGCCCAGATGGCAAAATTGATCTTTCGCTTCAAAAACTTGGCCGCGGCAAAGTTGATGATTTGGCAGATAAAGTCTTGACGTCACTAGAGCGCAAAGGGGGATATATCCCTCTTTCTGATAAGTCATCGCCAGAGGCGATCTTTCAGGAGTTTCGTACCAGCAAAGCGACATTCAAGAAAACCATTGGTGGCTTGTACAAACAAGGCCTGATTGTGATTGAACGTGAAGGGATCCGCCTTAACGATAAGTAA
- a CDS encoding YaiI/YqxD family protein translates to MAVTIWVDADACPNPVKAILFRAAERKKVSLVLIANHHLSVPPSPFIRAERVAAGFDVADDTIVERLSVGDLVITADIPLANDVLERKGFVITPRGEVMDMSNIRQRLQMRDFMETMRSSGVQTGGPAAFSQADKMAFGNQLDRWLQKNCR, encoded by the coding sequence ATGGCTGTCACTATCTGGGTCGATGCCGACGCATGCCCAAACCCAGTTAAAGCTATCCTTTTCCGCGCTGCTGAGCGTAAAAAAGTCTCACTTGTGCTTATCGCCAATCATCATCTTTCTGTGCCTCCTTCGCCATTTATACGAGCGGAACGGGTTGCTGCGGGGTTTGATGTCGCGGACGACACCATTGTTGAACGCTTGAGTGTAGGGGATTTGGTGATCACTGCGGATATCCCGTTGGCAAATGATGTGTTGGAGCGAAAAGGGTTTGTCATCACGCCTAGAGGTGAAGTGATGGACATGTCTAACATACGTCAGCGTCTCCAAATGCGTGATTTTATGGAGACTATGCGCAGCAGTGGAGTGCAAACGGGTGGGCCAGCCGCCTTTAGCCAAGCTGACAAAATGGCCTTTGGGAATCAGCTCGATCGCTGGTTGCAAAAAAACTGCCGTTAG